A genomic region of Pseudomonas sp. KU43P contains the following coding sequences:
- a CDS encoding DMT family transporter has protein sequence MSPIALTRLLTLAAVWGASFLFMRIIAPELGTVPTAFFRVSIACLGLIAMLAAARVRWNFEGKLGACLVLGMINSGIPATFYSVAAQVLPAGYSAIFNATTPLMGVLIGALFFREAMTPAKLCGIFLGLFGVGILSGAGPVAVDMALLQGALACLAATTCYGFAGFLARRWISGLDSRLSALGSMLGATLMMTPLFAWSALTQPPASWGGWQVWMSLLGLGLLCTAFAYILYFRLLAEIGPVKASTVTFLIPVFGVLWGAWLLDEPLSMGHLYGGLLIAAALWLVLKPARRSA, from the coding sequence GTGAGCCCCATCGCCCTGACCCGCCTGCTGACCCTTGCCGCTGTCTGGGGGGCGAGCTTCCTGTTCATGCGCATCATCGCCCCCGAACTGGGCACCGTGCCGACCGCCTTCTTCCGCGTATCCATCGCCTGCCTGGGCCTGATCGCCATGCTCGCCGCCGCCCGCGTGCGCTGGAACTTCGAAGGCAAACTCGGCGCCTGCCTGGTACTGGGCATGATCAACTCAGGGATCCCGGCCACCTTCTATTCGGTGGCAGCGCAGGTGCTGCCGGCGGGCTACTCGGCGATCTTCAATGCCACCACACCGCTGATGGGCGTGTTGATCGGCGCGTTGTTCTTCCGTGAGGCGATGACACCGGCAAAACTGTGCGGCATCTTCCTTGGCCTGTTCGGCGTCGGCATCCTCAGCGGCGCCGGCCCGGTGGCCGTGGATATGGCGTTGCTGCAAGGCGCCCTGGCCTGCCTGGCGGCGACCACCTGCTACGGCTTTGCCGGGTTCCTCGCCCGGCGCTGGATCAGTGGCCTGGACAGCCGCCTCTCGGCCTTGGGCAGCATGCTCGGCGCCACGCTGATGATGACCCCGTTGTTCGCCTGGAGCGCACTGACCCAGCCACCTGCCAGCTGGGGCGGCTGGCAGGTGTGGATGTCACTGCTGGGCCTGGGGCTGTTGTGCACCGCTTTCGCCTACATCCTGTACTTCCGCCTGCTGGCCGAGATCGGGCCGGTCAAGGCCAGCACCGTGACGTTCCTGATTCCGGTGTTCGGCGTGCTGTGGGGCGCATGGCTACTGGATGAGCCGCTGTCGATGGGGCACCTGTATGGCGGGTTGCTGATTGCTGCGGCGCTATGGCTGGTGCTCAAGCCTGCGCGGCGTAGTGCCTGA